The DNA segment TTCACCGCACAGGAGAGATCCTCTCCGTGCCAGTGGGCGACGCCTTCCTCGGCCGCGTAGTTGACCCTCTGGGTCAGCCCATCGATGACCTTGGCGAGATCAAGGCGGAAGCGCGGCGCGCACTGGAGCTTCAGGCGCCGGGCGTTACCGAGCGTAAGTCGGTCCACGAGCCCATGCAGACCGGGCTTAAGGCCATCGACGCGATGATCCCGATCGGCCGTGGCCAGCGCCAGCTGATCATTGGTGATCGTCAGACCGGCAAGACGGCCATCGCCGTCGACACCATCATCAACCAGAAGGCCAACTGGGAGTCCGGCGATGTGAAGAAGCAGGTTCGCTGCATCTACGTCGCCATTGGACAGAAGGCCTCAACTATCGCTGCCGTACGCCAGACCCTTGAGGACAAGGGCGCCCTGGAGTACACCACGATCGTTGCATCACCTGCATCCGATCCCTCAGGCTTCAAGTACCTGGCACCCTACGCAGGTTCGGCCATCGGCCAGCACTGGATGTACGCCGGCAAACACGTCCTGGTGATCTTCGATGACCTTTCCAAGCAGGCCGAAGCCTACCGAGCGGTGTCGCTGCTGCTGCGTCGTCCACCAGGACGCGAAGCCTACCCGGGCGACGTGTTCTACTTGCACTCCCGTCTGCTGGAGCGTTGTGCGAAGCTCTCCGATGAGCTCGGTGCGGGTTCGATGACCGGTCTGCCGATCGTCGAGACCAAAGCCAACGACGTCTCGGCGTTCATTCCGACCAACGTTATCTCGATCACCGACGGGCAGATCTTCCTGCAGTCGGACCTCTTCAACGCCAACCAGCGTCCAGCAGTCGATGTCGGCGTCTCGGTGTCACGCGTGGGTGGTTCAGCACAGGTCAAGGCCATGAAGAAGGTCTCGGGCACGTTGAAGCTGGACCTCGCGCAGTACCGGGACATGCAGGCGTTCGCAATGTTCGCCTCGGACCTGGATGCAGCATCGCGTCAGCAGCTGACCCGCGGTGCGCGCCTGATGGAACTGCTCAAGCAGGGCCAGTATGCACCGTTCCCCGTAGAGGATCAGGTCGTTTCGATCTGGGCCGGCACCAACGGCTACCTCGACGACGTACCGGTTGAGGACGTTCGCAAGTTCGAGGGCCAGTTCCTCGAGCACCTGCGGCACAAGTCGTCAGTCCTCACCACCCTGGCCGAGACCAACCTCCTTGAGGACTCCACCGTCGACGAGCTGAAGAAGCAGATCGACGACTTCAAGCAGGGCTTCTTCGGCGAAGGCCACGATGGACTGGTAGCCGGACACGAAGAGTACAGCGCCCTCTCCGAGGACGAGGTCGACCAGGAGAAGATCGTCAAGCAGAAGCGCTAGGGAATGAGGTACCGGGGTGACTCAGTCACCCCGGTACCACCCCGGCCTTAGCCGTAATCCCCAGGTGGACTACGAAGGAAAGGACATGTATGGGAGCCCAGATCCGGGTCTACCGCCAGAAGATCACGTCGACCACGTCGATGAGGAAGATCTTCAAGGCGATGGAGCTGATCGCGACTTCTCGCATCGGCAAGGCAAGGGCACGAGTATCCTCGTCCCTGCCCTACGCCAATGCGATCACCCGTGCCGTCTCAGCAGTGGCATCGCAGTCAGAGATCGATCACCCGCTCACCACCGAGCCGGAGCAGATTCGGCGATCGGCGGTTCTCGTGATGACCTCAGACCGCGGACTCGCGGGATCCTACTCAGCGAGCGTGCTGAAGCAGGCCGAATCACTGATCGAGCTGCTTCGGGAAGAAGGCAAGGAAGTCAAAACCTACCTTGTCGGTCGGAAGGCGCAGGCCTACTTCGACTTCCGGGACCGCGCGTTCGAGAACGTGTGGATCGGCGGGACTGACGCGCCAGATTTTGAAACCGCACGCGAGATCGGCAAAGCACTCCTGGCCGAGTTCAATACGGACTTCGAAGACGGCGGCGTCGACGAAATCCATGTCGTTTACACCCGCTTCAGGTCAATGGTGTTGCAGGAACCAACGGTAATCCGCCTGCTTCCACTCGAGGTCGTCGAAGAGGAAGCAGCATCTGAATCAGATCTGTTGCCGCTCTACGAGTATGAGCCGGAGCCCGAAATGGTTCTGGACGCACTGCTCCCCCGCTACATCGAGTCGCGGATCTTCGCGGCCCTGTTGCAGGCAGCAGCGAGCGAACTCGCCGCCCGTCAGCGGGCAATGAAGTCCGCAGGCGACAACGCAACTGATCTGATCAAGAAGTACACCCGGCTCCGCAACACTGCGCGCCAGGCGGAGATCACCCAGGAACTTTCGGAGATTGTGGCAGGTGCGGACGCGCTCAGCGCATCCTAGCTTCCCCGCAAATTCTTGAACCTGCTCCACCCTAGTTAGACTTAGCCCCACGCCATCTACGTAAGTGAAGTGAGAGAGATGACTGCCCAGACTATTGAGCACGGTAGTGACTCAGTTGCATCCGGCGGCACAGGTCGAATCGCCCGTGTCATTGGCCCGGTTGTCGACGTCGAGTTCCCGGCTGACGCCATTCCCGCAATCTACAACGCGCTGACCACTGAGATCACTCTCAATGGTGAGACGCACATGATCACCTTCGAGACCTCACAGCACCTCGGTGACAACCTGGTGCGTGCAATCTCGCTCCAGGCCACTGACGGCCTGGTCCGCGGAACCGTTGTCCACGACACCGGCAGCGCCATTTCGGTGCCCGTCGGCGACGTCGTCAAGGGTCACATCTTCAACGTCCTGGGTAAGCCCCTCGACGTCGAAGAGTCCTCGCTGGAGATCACTGAGCGGTGGCCAATCCACCGCAAGCCACCGGCATTCGCCCAGCTCGAAGGCTCCACCGAGATGCTGGAGACCGGCATCAAGAGCATCGACCTTCTCACCCCGTACATCAAGGGTGGAAAGATCGGGTTGTTCGGCGGTGCAGGCGTTGGCAAGACCGTGCTGATCCAGGAAATGATCACCCGTGTTGCCCGTAACTTCGGTGGTACCTCGGTATTCGCCGGTGTTGGCGAGCGGACCCGTGAAGGAAACGACCTCTGGGTTGAAATGGAAGAGGCGGGCGTCCTGAAGGACACCGCGTTGGTGTTCGGCCAGATGGATGAGCCACCAGGAACGCGCCTCCGGGTTGCCCTGTCGGCCCTGACCATGGCCGAGTACTTCAGGGATGTCCAGAAGCAGGACGTGCTGTTGTTCGTTGACAACATCTTCCGCTTCACCCAGGCAGGTTCCGAGGTATCGACCCTCCTCGGCCGGATGCCTTCGGCAGTGGGCTACCAGCCGAACCTTGCCGATGAGATGGGACTCCTCCAGGAGCGCATCACCTCGACCAAGGGCCACTCGATCACGTCAATGCAGGCCGTCTACGTACCTGCTGATGACTACACGGACCCGGCACCGGCAGCAACCTTCGCCCACCTTGATGCCACCACCGAGCTGTCGCGTGAAATTGCTTCACGTGGACTGTACCCGGCGATCGACCCGCTGACTTCGACGTCGCGAATTCTCGATCCCCAGTACATCGGACACGATCACTACAACACTGCAGTGCGTGTCAAGCAGATCCTCCAGAAGAACAAGGAACTGCAGGACATCATCGCCATCCTCGGTGTTGACGAGCTCTCCGAAGAAGACAAGATTGTTGTTTCGCGGGCACGCCGTATCCAGCAGTTCCTGTCGCAGAACACCTACACGGCTAAGCAGTTCACCGGAGTCGAAGGCTCCACCGTGAGCATCAAGGACACCATCGAGGGCTTCAACGCCATCGCCAACGGCGACCTTGACCATATTGCTGAGCAGGCGTTCTTCAACATTGGCGGACTCGACGACGTCGAGCGCCAGTGGGCCAAGATCCAAGAGCAGACCGGAAAGTAACGTTCATGGCTGAACTCGAAGTAGAAATCGTCGCGGCGGACCATTTTGTCTGGTCCGGCGCGGCGACCATGGTCAGGGCTCGCACCAGCGACGGCGAAATCGGTATCCTGCCCGGGCATGCTCCGATGCTCGCCATCCTGGCTGAAGGCGAAATGGCCATTGAGCCCGTCTCCGGTGAACGGCTATTGGTAACGGTTGACGGAGGGTTCTTCTCTGTCGACAGCAACCGGGTAGTCATTGTCGCTGACAACGCGAAGATCGGCGGCAATGTGTCTGCGGAGACTCGCTGACAGCACCGGTGATGGACGGTCTAGGTATAGCCTTCATCACGCTCGCAGCGATCTTTCTGCTGCTGGTGCTTGCCATCATGGCTTTCGGTCTTCGCCGGCTTCAGCTGCGCGGAGCGCTCGGAACCTTTGACGCCTCCATCTGCTTCCCTCCCCAGGGATGGCAGATGGGGGTTTGTCGTTATACGGACCTGCATCTTGAATGGCTTCAGATGGCATCCTTGAGTCCTCGTCCCCGCTACCGTTATCTACGCAGTTCGCTGGAGCTTAAGGGATGGCGTCAGCCCACTGAGGCTGAGAAACGCCGGATCCAGCCCGGCGCGATAGTGGTCACGCTGGACTACGAGGGCCAGGAAGTGTTGCTGGCGATGAAGTTCGACGTCTACGCGGGCCTGTCCTCGTGGCTGGAGGCGGGACCGGTTGTCGGGATAGGTACCTGGCGCTGAGATCCACATATAGGTAGGGCCCCCACGGTGATCCGTGGGGGCCCTACCTATAAAGAACCGGTCGACTGCTGAGACGACCGATCGGACGCTACAGGGCGGTGACGCCGGTAGCCTGGGGGCCCTTGGCGCCCTGACCGATTTCGAACTGAACGCGCTGGTTTTCGTCGAGAGTCTTGAATCCACCGGTCTGGATCTCAGAGTAATGTACAAAAACATCGCCGTCGGAGTCGTCCGGGGTGATGAAGCCGAAGCCCTTTTCAGCGTTAAACCATTTCACAGTGCCCTGTGCCATTTGTTTCTCCTCCATAATGAAATGTTCAGTCCTACACACTGCATGTAGTCCCGGGGTCACTCCACGGAAACAACCTATCGGCACCTCTTGTATTTCGGTTCCGGTGGGAAGTCTCACGCTCGCAACATCGTCTTGCGAGCATGCTTCACACGTACACAAAGACTGAAATAAGCATCACATAATGGCCTGTGCTGGTCAACGGAGATTTCGTGCAAATTCTGGGAAATTAGCAAAAGGTAACG comes from the Arthrobacter sp. CAN_C5 genome and includes:
- the atpA gene encoding F0F1 ATP synthase subunit alpha: MAELTINAEDVRNALNEFAASYEPGNAERVEVGRVSTASDGIAKVEGLPSVMANELLRFEDGTLGLAQNLDTREIGVVVLGDFTGIEEGQEVHRTGEILSVPVGDAFLGRVVDPLGQPIDDLGEIKAEARRALELQAPGVTERKSVHEPMQTGLKAIDAMIPIGRGQRQLIIGDRQTGKTAIAVDTIINQKANWESGDVKKQVRCIYVAIGQKASTIAAVRQTLEDKGALEYTTIVASPASDPSGFKYLAPYAGSAIGQHWMYAGKHVLVIFDDLSKQAEAYRAVSLLLRRPPGREAYPGDVFYLHSRLLERCAKLSDELGAGSMTGLPIVETKANDVSAFIPTNVISITDGQIFLQSDLFNANQRPAVDVGVSVSRVGGSAQVKAMKKVSGTLKLDLAQYRDMQAFAMFASDLDAASRQQLTRGARLMELLKQGQYAPFPVEDQVVSIWAGTNGYLDDVPVEDVRKFEGQFLEHLRHKSSVLTTLAETNLLEDSTVDELKKQIDDFKQGFFGEGHDGLVAGHEEYSALSEDEVDQEKIVKQKR
- a CDS encoding F0F1 ATP synthase subunit gamma; amino-acid sequence: MGAQIRVYRQKITSTTSMRKIFKAMELIATSRIGKARARVSSSLPYANAITRAVSAVASQSEIDHPLTTEPEQIRRSAVLVMTSDRGLAGSYSASVLKQAESLIELLREEGKEVKTYLVGRKAQAYFDFRDRAFENVWIGGTDAPDFETAREIGKALLAEFNTDFEDGGVDEIHVVYTRFRSMVLQEPTVIRLLPLEVVEEEAASESDLLPLYEYEPEPEMVLDALLPRYIESRIFAALLQAAASELAARQRAMKSAGDNATDLIKKYTRLRNTARQAEITQELSEIVAGADALSAS
- the atpD gene encoding F0F1 ATP synthase subunit beta; amino-acid sequence: MTAQTIEHGSDSVASGGTGRIARVIGPVVDVEFPADAIPAIYNALTTEITLNGETHMITFETSQHLGDNLVRAISLQATDGLVRGTVVHDTGSAISVPVGDVVKGHIFNVLGKPLDVEESSLEITERWPIHRKPPAFAQLEGSTEMLETGIKSIDLLTPYIKGGKIGLFGGAGVGKTVLIQEMITRVARNFGGTSVFAGVGERTREGNDLWVEMEEAGVLKDTALVFGQMDEPPGTRLRVALSALTMAEYFRDVQKQDVLLFVDNIFRFTQAGSEVSTLLGRMPSAVGYQPNLADEMGLLQERITSTKGHSITSMQAVYVPADDYTDPAPAATFAHLDATTELSREIASRGLYPAIDPLTSTSRILDPQYIGHDHYNTAVRVKQILQKNKELQDIIAILGVDELSEEDKIVVSRARRIQQFLSQNTYTAKQFTGVEGSTVSIKDTIEGFNAIANGDLDHIAEQAFFNIGGLDDVERQWAKIQEQTGK
- a CDS encoding F0F1 ATP synthase subunit epsilon, which translates into the protein MAELEVEIVAADHFVWSGAATMVRARTSDGEIGILPGHAPMLAILAEGEMAIEPVSGERLLVTVDGGFFSVDSNRVVIVADNAKIGGNVSAETR
- a CDS encoding DUF2550 domain-containing protein, translated to MDGLGIAFITLAAIFLLLVLAIMAFGLRRLQLRGALGTFDASICFPPQGWQMGVCRYTDLHLEWLQMASLSPRPRYRYLRSSLELKGWRQPTEAEKRRIQPGAIVVTLDYEGQEVLLAMKFDVYAGLSSWLEAGPVVGIGTWR
- a CDS encoding cold-shock protein, which encodes MAQGTVKWFNAEKGFGFITPDDSDGDVFVHYSEIQTGGFKTLDENQRVQFEIGQGAKGPQATGVTAL